The following coding sequences lie in one Silvanigrella aquatica genomic window:
- a CDS encoding aminotransferase class I/II-fold pyridoxal phosphate-dependent enzyme, with the protein MQSPNRIAKRWNSTGKSIFSEMTALSNLHNAVNLGQGFPDFYGPTALLDAISKEVLSCHNQYAPSHGEAALRKEISYFVESTTGVIYDPETEITVTCGASEAIFCAINAFVNPGDRVLVFEPAFDIYYQAIANAGGEVVPVRLHAPDTPVGVRGGGWSIDWSEFDAACSQGFSVAIFNSPHNPTGKVFSEEEIDRIASKILKKNAIVLSDEVYENMVYSPARHVSLCTLPKIQHLVVRISSAAKTFGFTGLKTGWVCAPAYLTDGVRLVHQATVFCTSPYTQLGLARVMENKEWFQNYLLSQNESYLKKRNFLKSILERAGFLVHNSEGTFFLTASYENLAGDISDIIYTKQLVETYKVTTIPLSAFYKQAPKSLPWIRFAFCKKEETLQSVADLLLNS; encoded by the coding sequence ATGCAAAGCCCTAACAGAATTGCGAAAAGATGGAACTCCACCGGGAAAAGCATTTTTTCAGAAATGACAGCACTTTCTAACTTGCATAATGCCGTAAATTTAGGACAAGGTTTTCCTGATTTTTACGGCCCTACAGCACTTTTAGATGCCATTTCAAAAGAAGTCCTTTCGTGCCATAACCAATATGCACCATCTCATGGTGAAGCCGCTTTACGCAAGGAAATTTCTTACTTCGTAGAATCAACCACAGGCGTTATTTACGATCCTGAAACAGAAATTACTGTAACTTGCGGCGCTTCAGAGGCGATTTTTTGTGCCATAAATGCCTTTGTCAACCCTGGAGATCGCGTTCTTGTTTTCGAACCAGCCTTCGATATTTACTACCAGGCCATAGCCAATGCGGGAGGTGAAGTTGTTCCTGTACGTCTTCATGCTCCTGATACACCCGTTGGTGTCCGAGGAGGGGGCTGGTCTATAGATTGGTCAGAATTTGATGCTGCATGTTCGCAAGGTTTTTCTGTTGCTATTTTTAATTCGCCACATAATCCAACAGGAAAAGTATTTTCAGAAGAAGAAATCGACCGCATTGCATCTAAAATATTAAAGAAAAATGCTATAGTATTAAGCGATGAAGTCTATGAAAATATGGTCTATAGCCCCGCACGTCATGTTTCTTTATGCACACTTCCAAAAATTCAGCATTTGGTTGTACGTATCAGCTCAGCAGCAAAAACATTCGGCTTCACAGGTCTTAAAACGGGATGGGTATGTGCTCCCGCTTATCTTACAGATGGCGTTCGTTTAGTGCATCAAGCTACTGTTTTTTGCACCAGTCCCTACACGCAATTAGGTTTAGCGCGTGTCATGGAAAATAAAGAATGGTTTCAAAATTACCTGCTTTCACAAAATGAAAGTTATCTAAAAAAACGTAATTTTTTAAAGTCCATTTTAGAACGAGCCGGATTTCTTGTCCATAATTCAGAAGGAACATTTTTTCTGACAGCGAGTTACGAAAATTTAGCAGGAGACATTTCGGACATCATTTATACTAAGCAATTAGTTGAAACATATAAAGTAACAACAATTCCTCTTTCTGCTTTTTACAAACAAGCACCAAAGAGCTTACCTTGGATACGTTTTGCTTTCTGTAAAAAGGAGGAAACGCTTCAATCCGTCGCCGATCTTTTGCTCAATTCATAG
- the tilS gene encoding tRNA lysidine(34) synthetase TilS: MEFKKNSLNKFEFNMIEKLLKLDNLTKLNSGKILLNLQISGGMDSMCLLNAVSKVLNSKFFITQNTFEVIAQHFNHKKRGIESDEDAVLVEQVCLKLGIPFYLETYDNHKIENKNFQNEARKWRKSKALDLTQTINSNLTYDRCFIVTAHHARDHVETVVMHLLRGCSLNGLLGIQEFDDQKIYFRPFYNIEYEKIKKYCDEESVSFRVDSSNLTDEYERNYIRNQILPHFKNVKRTYEKSFLSMSAHVQEHLELVSSRKDFIKGHKIVFFKGMLLSELYEQFIMKEKDLMRILTRNVMNNIFHELEVFSKNGMLQKEINLRGDWIVQLIKGNDNIEIDVFQKKTNK, translated from the coding sequence GTGGAATTTAAAAAAAATTCTTTAAATAAATTTGAATTTAATATGATTGAGAAACTATTAAAATTAGATAATTTAACGAAATTAAATAGTGGAAAAATATTATTAAATTTACAAATTTCAGGTGGCATGGACAGTATGTGTCTTCTTAATGCTGTCAGCAAAGTTTTAAATTCAAAATTTTTTATTACCCAAAATACATTTGAAGTCATTGCACAACATTTTAATCATAAAAAAAGAGGCATAGAGTCTGATGAAGATGCTGTCTTGGTTGAGCAAGTCTGTCTTAAATTAGGCATACCTTTTTATTTAGAAACTTATGATAATCATAAAATTGAAAATAAAAATTTTCAAAATGAGGCTCGTAAGTGGAGAAAATCAAAAGCTTTAGATTTAACTCAAACAATAAATTCGAATTTGACGTATGATCGCTGTTTTATTGTTACTGCTCATCACGCACGTGATCATGTGGAAACTGTGGTCATGCATTTGTTACGCGGTTGTTCTCTTAATGGGCTTTTAGGAATTCAAGAATTTGACGATCAAAAGATTTATTTTAGGCCATTTTATAATATTGAATATGAAAAAATAAAAAAATATTGTGATGAAGAAAGTGTGTCTTTTAGAGTAGATAGTTCAAATTTAACTGACGAATATGAAAGGAATTATATTCGCAACCAGATTCTGCCGCATTTTAAAAATGTAAAAAGAACTTATGAAAAGTCCTTTCTCTCTATGTCTGCGCATGTGCAAGAGCATTTAGAACTTGTATCATCAAGAAAAGATTTCATTAAGGGGCACAAAATAGTGTTTTTTAAAGGTATGTTATTATCTGAATTATATGAGCAGTTTATTATGAAAGAAAAAGATTTAATGAGAATTTTAACTCGAAATGTAATGAATAATATTTTTCATGAATTGGAAGTATTTAGTAAAAATGGGATGCTACAAAAAGAAATTAATTTAAGGGGGGATTGGATTGTTCAACTTATTAAAGGTAATGATAACATAGAGATAGATGTTTTTCAAAAAAAAACTAATAAATGA
- the ftsH gene encoding ATP-dependent zinc metalloprotease FtsH — protein MGKESWVKAALVWAAIIILFVLSFKFLYKPHEDVQKTYPQFQSYVEKAAGDPQSILSVSIRSDNLRGDEITAKLKDNTSVITYAPADDGVRAQLRKDLEGKKIPINYEKPDEGSMWINFLTMWLPLIIIVVFMLLFLRNMQGAGGKAMSFGKSRAKLQSDSANKVTFKDVAGIEEVKQECSEIVAFLKDHKKFQDIGARIPKGVLMMGAPGTGKTLLARAIAGEAGVPFFTISGSDFVEMFVGVGASRVRDLFENAKKNSPCIIFIDEIDAVGRHRGAGVGGGHDEREQTLNQLLVEMDGFEANDAVIVIAATNRPDVLDPALLRPGRFDRRVMVGLPDVRGRKEILGVHMKKIRHTEDINVERIALGTPGFSGADLENLCNEAALMAARNGMKRVTEKDFEAAKDKILMGPERRSAVLPKETIKVTAYHEAGHALVSHFLKSRENVHKITVIPRGQALGVTAYLPKEDVYGYSKEDLLTKIAFAMGGRAAEEIKFSQFTTGASNDIQQATELARRMVCQFGMSRLGPINFGQKSENPFLGRDWGESRNYSETLAHEIDMEVSKIINTQYELAKQVLIDHMDVFERVSNILLEVETLDSEEFLAVVDTEATSEQIKEMQAKKISSGNSEGDQGGTKAEQASTINSLNTTPTPA, from the coding sequence ATGGGTAAAGAATCCTGGGTGAAAGCTGCGTTGGTGTGGGCAGCAATTATTATTTTGTTTGTACTTTCTTTTAAGTTTTTATATAAGCCACATGAAGATGTGCAAAAGACATACCCTCAATTTCAGAGTTATGTCGAAAAAGCTGCGGGTGATCCTCAAAGTATTCTAAGCGTAAGCATTCGCTCGGATAATTTACGAGGCGATGAAATTACAGCAAAGCTAAAAGACAATACCTCTGTAATCACTTACGCACCTGCGGATGATGGCGTTCGCGCTCAATTGCGTAAAGATCTTGAAGGTAAAAAAATTCCTATTAACTATGAAAAGCCGGATGAAGGCAGCATGTGGATTAATTTTTTAACCATGTGGCTTCCCCTCATTATCATTGTTGTTTTTATGCTTTTATTCTTGCGTAACATGCAAGGTGCGGGCGGAAAAGCAATGTCTTTTGGTAAAAGCAGAGCTAAGCTTCAGTCGGATAGTGCTAATAAAGTAACCTTTAAAGATGTTGCAGGAATTGAAGAAGTTAAGCAAGAATGTTCTGAAATTGTAGCGTTCTTAAAAGATCATAAAAAGTTCCAAGATATTGGAGCAAGAATACCCAAAGGTGTTCTTATGATGGGAGCGCCAGGAACAGGTAAAACCCTTCTTGCACGCGCTATTGCAGGAGAAGCTGGAGTCCCCTTTTTCACTATTTCGGGTTCCGATTTTGTGGAAATGTTTGTTGGTGTGGGCGCTTCTCGTGTACGCGATTTATTCGAAAATGCAAAGAAAAATTCCCCTTGCATAATCTTTATCGATGAAATTGACGCTGTGGGCCGTCATCGCGGTGCCGGTGTCGGTGGCGGGCATGACGAACGTGAGCAAACTCTAAATCAACTGTTGGTTGAAATGGATGGATTTGAAGCAAACGATGCTGTGATTGTCATTGCCGCAACAAACCGTCCTGATGTTCTTGATCCTGCTCTTTTAAGACCTGGTCGTTTTGATAGACGCGTTATGGTCGGTCTTCCTGATGTTCGTGGACGTAAAGAAATTCTTGGCGTTCATATGAAGAAAATCAGGCATACAGAAGATATTAATGTTGAGAGAATTGCTTTAGGAACTCCCGGTTTTTCAGGTGCTGACTTGGAAAATCTATGTAATGAAGCCGCCCTTATGGCTGCGCGTAATGGCATGAAACGCGTTACAGAAAAAGATTTTGAAGCCGCAAAAGATAAAATTTTGATGGGACCTGAACGTCGTAGTGCTGTTTTACCTAAGGAAACAATTAAGGTTACAGCTTATCATGAAGCAGGACACGCACTCGTGTCACATTTCCTCAAATCACGTGAAAATGTGCACAAAATCACTGTCATTCCACGTGGGCAAGCTTTGGGTGTGACAGCTTATTTGCCTAAGGAAGACGTCTATGGATATTCAAAAGAAGATCTCCTGACTAAAATAGCCTTTGCTATGGGCGGTCGTGCCGCGGAAGAAATCAAGTTTTCTCAGTTTACCACGGGCGCTTCAAACGATATTCAGCAGGCAACAGAGCTTGCACGTCGCATGGTTTGTCAATTTGGTATGAGCCGCTTAGGGCCTATTAATTTTGGTCAAAAGAGTGAAAATCCATTTTTAGGGCGTGATTGGGGTGAAAGCCGCAACTATTCTGAAACTTTGGCGCATGAAATCGATATGGAAGTTTCAAAAATTATTAACACCCAGTATGAACTCGCTAAACAAGTTCTTATAGACCACATGGATGTTTTTGAGCGTGTTTCTAATATATTGCTTGAGGTAGAAACATTAGACAGCGAAGAGTTTTTAGCTGTTGTAGATACCGAGGCCACTTCGGAGCAAATTAAAGAAATGCAAGCAAAGAAAATCTCAAGTGGGAATAGCGAAGGTGATCAGGGAGGCACAAAAGCAGAGCAAGCCTCTACTATAAACTCCTTAAATACGACGCCAACGCCTGCTTAA
- the folP gene encoding dihydropteroate synthase, with amino-acid sequence MNLTGAHKFEELCRKNNSIWMGIINLTPDSFSDGGLYNIKQKALNRAQELVNKGAKIIDFGGVSTRPFPQEINANTELERVYEVIFSARAILPKDILISIDSYSPLVTNRLAKEGLIDIINDPFSSSCEEQIELENNSYIKINNAFVAAKYKLGYIIMHMQGKPNNMQLNPQYRDCGHEVISFLKEKIQFVEKEGVSFIAVDPGIGFGKLLEHNLELLSKNFLNNLSKLGKPILIGLSRKSFLAKLYPECIEPVSRDKVTKEFEWKCIQNGVKIIRSHVMPSEL; translated from the coding sequence ATGAATTTAACAGGTGCTCATAAATTTGAAGAGCTATGCCGTAAAAACAATTCGATTTGGATGGGAATTATTAACTTAACACCTGACAGTTTTAGCGATGGTGGTTTGTATAATATTAAGCAAAAGGCATTGAATAGAGCTCAGGAGTTAGTAAATAAAGGAGCAAAAATTATAGATTTTGGTGGGGTATCTACAAGACCATTCCCCCAAGAAATTAATGCAAATACGGAACTAGAGCGTGTTTATGAAGTGATCTTTTCTGCAAGAGCTATATTGCCAAAAGATATATTAATAAGTATTGATTCCTATTCTCCTCTTGTTACAAATAGGTTAGCAAAAGAGGGATTAATTGATATTATTAATGATCCCTTTTCTTCTTCTTGTGAAGAACAGATTGAGCTAGAAAATAATTCCTATATTAAAATTAATAATGCCTTTGTCGCCGCAAAATATAAATTAGGTTATATTATCATGCATATGCAAGGTAAGCCTAATAATATGCAGCTGAATCCACAATATCGTGATTGCGGTCATGAAGTGATTTCTTTTTTAAAAGAAAAAATTCAATTTGTCGAAAAAGAAGGAGTTTCATTTATTGCAGTTGATCCGGGTATTGGTTTTGGAAAATTATTAGAACATAATTTAGAATTATTATCGAAAAATTTTTTAAATAATCTTTCTAAATTAGGCAAACCTATTTTAATTGGGCTGTCCAGGAAATCATTTTTAGCAAAACTTTACCCTGAATGTATTGAACCTGTCTCAAGAGATAAAGTCACAAAAGAATTTGAATGGAAATGTATACAAAATGGCGTGAAAATAATTCGTTCTCATGTTATGCCTTCTGAACTGTGA
- a CDS encoding HAD family acid phosphatase — MDSNELWHVIQNQIDTIKKETDASHHPILERACDSIKHAVDKFFAEQVAMGLPHPHPRSRIYRSEPKFWNIRDTNSLEILNLILKKSKKVKKPAACIFDLDGTLFDVGYRTIGILKEWLNSEAAANFEQSLVQKVAKINYSHVGYSLSHMFENSGFDLRNQQIAALFSSIERVWKRKFFDGESLVNYDQIINNSNIFVNEIYKNNIEIFYLTGRYEHSMYNGTLEQLNKFNFPLKEKNLILKANPFADDQLFKAEQVRIISEKYEVVANFENEYLNLAYMALEIKNALNIIVDSQHSGRPTPELDMIIYRIPHFDK, encoded by the coding sequence ATGGACTCAAATGAACTGTGGCATGTGATTCAAAATCAAATTGACACTATAAAAAAAGAAACAGATGCATCACACCATCCTATTTTAGAACGGGCATGTGATTCTATAAAACACGCCGTAGATAAATTTTTTGCAGAACAAGTTGCTATGGGGCTTCCTCACCCCCACCCTCGCAGTCGCATATATCGTTCGGAGCCTAAATTTTGGAATATTCGTGATACAAATTCTTTAGAAATTTTAAATTTAATTCTTAAAAAATCTAAAAAAGTAAAGAAGCCAGCGGCCTGTATTTTTGATTTAGATGGTACTTTATTTGATGTAGGATATCGTACAATTGGAATACTTAAAGAATGGTTAAATTCTGAAGCTGCTGCCAACTTTGAACAAAGTCTTGTGCAAAAAGTGGCAAAAATTAATTATAGTCACGTTGGTTACAGTTTGTCTCATATGTTTGAAAATTCAGGATTCGATTTAAGAAATCAGCAAATCGCAGCCCTTTTCTCTTCAATTGAAAGAGTTTGGAAAAGAAAGTTTTTTGATGGAGAAAGTCTTGTCAATTACGATCAAATAATAAATAATTCAAATATATTTGTGAATGAAATATATAAAAATAATATTGAAATTTTTTATCTCACGGGTAGATATGAGCATTCTATGTATAATGGGACATTAGAGCAATTGAATAAATTTAATTTTCCACTTAAGGAAAAAAATCTTATTTTAAAAGCAAATCCATTTGCAGATGATCAATTATTTAAAGCAGAACAAGTGCGTATTATATCTGAAAAATATGAAGTAGTAGCTAATTTTGAAAATGAATATTTAAATTTGGCTTATATGGCATTAGAAATAAAGAATGCTTTAAACATTATTGTGGACTCTCAGCATTCGGGAAGACCTACTCCCGAATTGGATATGATCATTTATCGCATTCCCCATTTTGACAAATAA
- a CDS encoding MalY/PatB family protein, producing the protein MSSNSKYNFDENLNRIGTNSFKWDGRKKFIGYPDVLPMHVADMDFSCAPEILKAIQERARHPSFGYALISSDFFIPLIKWLKYFHQWEVEPHWCLYSPSIVTTLSLAIFSLTNENEGVIIQPPVYPPFMEVIRNNNRQILLNRLKQNSNGKYEINFEEFEDLCKNKKAKLFILCSPHNPVGRVWQKDELSKLAEICLKYNVTLISDEIHSDLIYSPHKHISIASLNNEISLNTITCISPSKTFNLPGISSSAIVIKNKELRNKINAAFDRFHLTLPSAMAIVSFESAYKFGYSWHKELMPYLEQNRNIVKNWVECNFKNVLFYMPEATYLGWISFKNLKLNDGELKKRMHEVANVALYPGSKFGEGGEGFMRLNFGCPKSQLEEALSRMEKIF; encoded by the coding sequence ATGAGCAGTAATAGTAAATATAATTTTGATGAAAATTTGAATCGTATAGGTACAAATTCTTTTAAATGGGATGGCAGAAAAAAATTTATTGGTTACCCAGATGTTTTACCTATGCATGTGGCTGATATGGATTTTTCATGTGCTCCAGAAATTTTAAAAGCAATTCAAGAGCGCGCAAGGCATCCTTCTTTTGGTTATGCTCTTATTTCCTCCGACTTTTTTATTCCTTTAATAAAATGGTTAAAATATTTTCATCAATGGGAAGTAGAACCGCATTGGTGCTTGTATAGTCCTTCTATCGTAACAACTCTTAGCTTAGCTATTTTTTCATTAACAAATGAAAACGAGGGTGTTATTATTCAGCCTCCGGTATATCCTCCTTTTATGGAAGTGATCAGAAATAATAATCGTCAAATTTTATTGAATCGTTTAAAGCAAAACTCAAATGGAAAATATGAAATTAATTTTGAGGAATTTGAAGATCTATGTAAAAATAAAAAAGCAAAATTGTTTATATTATGTAGCCCACATAATCCCGTTGGAAGAGTATGGCAAAAGGATGAGCTTTCAAAGCTTGCGGAAATATGTTTGAAATATAATGTCACTCTCATTTCAGATGAAATTCACAGTGATTTGATATATTCACCTCATAAACACATAAGTATTGCCTCCTTAAATAATGAAATATCATTAAACACTATTACATGTATTTCTCCATCGAAAACATTTAATTTACCAGGAATTTCTTCTTCTGCTATTGTTATTAAAAATAAAGAACTAAGAAATAAAATAAATGCCGCTTTTGATCGTTTTCATCTGACACTTCCCTCAGCTATGGCTATTGTTTCATTTGAATCCGCTTATAAATTTGGTTATTCTTGGCATAAAGAGCTCATGCCCTATTTGGAGCAAAATCGGAATATTGTTAAAAACTGGGTTGAATGCAATTTTAAAAACGTGCTTTTTTATATGCCGGAAGCTACATATTTAGGTTGGATTTCATTTAAAAATTTAAAACTAAATGACGGAGAATTGAAAAAACGCATGCATGAAGTTGCCAATGTGGCCTTATATCCAGGGTCTAAATTTGGTGAAGGAGGTGAAGGCTTTATGCGCTTGAATTTTGGTTGTCCAAAAAGCCAATTAGAAGAAGCTTTAAGTAGGATGGAAAAAATTTTTTAA
- a CDS encoding 2OG-Fe(II) oxygenase: MNNITQNQKSIISNKITPQNYKVLIHSKAISKNYKSSMNSKIITNDKITEDLLKKLFNEEILALRIPNYISNYLSEKLTNFYLNHPKLECHPHDLKVNDEIQLVDYGVDRVGVSYNTTFGHLKNSPNYKNYFNKAIPAIREIRQECAPNIAPFDKLRLELDEIWSPGASIANFEGKKMHVGIARIMKRPEKSYMVEKQPHYDGLQQKGVKIRGQFSANIYIAMPNTGGELELWDVPGIPTDQFIEDSSEINWREILPQSVLVKPEVGELVIINTRKPHAVRNFTENYRISLQSFIGVKEDEHLMIWN; this comes from the coding sequence ATGAATAATATAACGCAAAATCAAAAATCAATAATTAGTAACAAAATTACCCCCCAAAACTACAAAGTATTAATTCATAGTAAGGCTATATCAAAAAACTATAAATCATCAATGAATAGCAAAATTATTACAAATGATAAAATTACAGAAGATCTACTTAAAAAATTGTTTAATGAAGAAATTTTAGCATTGAGAATTCCAAATTATATTTCTAATTATTTGTCAGAAAAGCTGACAAATTTTTATCTGAATCATCCTAAACTGGAATGCCACCCCCATGATCTCAAAGTAAATGATGAAATCCAATTGGTTGACTATGGCGTTGACAGAGTAGGAGTTTCTTACAATACCACTTTTGGTCATTTGAAAAACAGCCCTAATTACAAAAATTATTTTAATAAAGCGATTCCTGCAATTCGTGAAATAAGGCAAGAATGTGCTCCAAATATTGCCCCCTTTGATAAGCTCAGATTAGAGCTTGATGAAATCTGGAGTCCAGGAGCAAGCATTGCTAATTTTGAAGGAAAAAAAATGCATGTTGGTATTGCACGTATTATGAAACGCCCCGAAAAATCATACATGGTTGAAAAACAGCCGCACTACGATGGACTCCAACAAAAAGGCGTAAAAATACGAGGACAATTTTCTGCAAACATTTATATAGCAATGCCCAATACAGGAGGAGAGCTTGAATTATGGGATGTTCCAGGAATTCCTACTGATCAATTCATTGAAGACTCTTCAGAAATAAATTGGCGCGAGATTTTACCTCAATCTGTCCTTGTTAAACCTGAAGTGGGAGAACTCGTCATTATAAATACGAGAAAACCTCATGCCGTAAGAAATTTTACCGAAAATTATAGAATATCTTTGCAAAGTTTTATAGGAGTAAAAGAAGACGAGCATTTGATGATCTGGAATTAA
- a CDS encoding MFS transporter, producing the protein MSGHISKNIFVFFVIFLLIYEFSVYLSNDMIMPAMIDIVNEFSVGDEYISTSLSVFILGAASLQIFLGPLSDRYGRRRFMLFGVFFFILGCFISALSTSIYQFQISRYMQGMGVCYIGVIGYTIIQEMFEEKKAVKIISLMNAISILGPLFGPLAGSLFLEYYNWRGINIVIAFIAIISLFGFYFSFPNEEKLSSFSKITKENSKKISIFYIIINYIDILKNKKFIMGVISFGLIKIPFVVWIAISPLLLIKKAGLSNVEYALCQIPFFGGVIIGILYLQNLLKFYSLNKIIMIGSAILGNGLIAAFLFSILFQEHFLTIIIPYFLYSVGLGIVSSPINRLVLFSSSATKSSVAALLSFIAMLIVILGIKSMEYFYQNQSNIALGAFGFTVFFLYLFFISLFLRKKENEEVISEEVKVCH; encoded by the coding sequence ATGTCAGGTCATATATCTAAAAATATATTTGTATTTTTCGTTATTTTTTTGTTAATTTATGAGTTTAGTGTTTATTTATCAAATGATATGATTATGCCTGCCATGATTGATATTGTGAATGAATTTTCGGTAGGTGACGAGTATATTTCTACTTCTCTGAGTGTATTTATTTTAGGGGCGGCTAGTTTACAAATATTTTTAGGACCTCTGTCCGATCGTTATGGACGCAGAAGATTTATGTTATTTGGAGTCTTCTTTTTTATATTAGGATGTTTCATAAGTGCTTTGTCAACATCCATTTATCAATTTCAGATATCAAGATACATGCAGGGAATGGGGGTGTGTTATATTGGTGTCATTGGGTACACAATAATTCAAGAAATGTTTGAGGAAAAAAAAGCTGTAAAAATAATATCTCTCATGAATGCAATCTCAATTTTAGGCCCCTTATTTGGGCCTTTAGCGGGGAGCTTATTTTTGGAATATTATAACTGGAGAGGAATTAATATTGTTATTGCTTTTATAGCAATAATCTCATTATTTGGGTTTTATTTTTCTTTTCCTAATGAAGAAAAATTGTCATCTTTTTCTAAAATTACCAAGGAGAATTCTAAAAAAATATCAATTTTTTATATAATAATAAATTATATCGATATATTAAAAAATAAAAAATTTATAATGGGAGTTATTTCTTTTGGTCTGATTAAAATTCCATTTGTTGTTTGGATAGCTATTTCTCCCCTATTATTAATTAAAAAGGCGGGATTATCCAATGTGGAGTATGCTTTATGCCAAATCCCTTTTTTTGGTGGCGTGATTATTGGCATTTTATATCTCCAAAATCTTTTAAAATTTTATTCACTTAATAAAATTATTATGATTGGTAGTGCTATTTTAGGGAATGGTCTTATCGCTGCATTTCTGTTTTCAATCCTATTTCAAGAACATTTCCTTACTATTATTATTCCTTACTTTTTATACTCCGTAGGTTTAGGTATTGTAAGTTCTCCCATTAACAGATTAGTCTTATTTTCTTCTTCTGCGACAAAAAGTTCTGTAGCCGCTTTATTGAGCTTTATTGCAATGCTTATAGTGATATTAGGGATCAAATCTATGGAGTATTTTTATCAGAATCAAAGTAATATTGCATTAGGAGCTTTTGGTTTTACAGTATTTTTTTTGTATTTATTTTTTATAAGTTTATTTCTTAGAAAAAAAGAAAATGAAGAAGTTATTTCTGAGGAGGTAAAAGTTTGTCATTAA
- a CDS encoding substrate-binding domain-containing protein, with product MHLTQLTKIFLLFITSFYMISFVFAEEWYGPTLGPLAQKSKFIIYIASDYQNGGVTAVYRGLEDASKKLGWKLGIMNGNGSKEQIQKDLQDAVKQQPDAIVLGGFQPTDFSENIKQAKAAHITLVGWHAAERPGTHPDLFVNVATDSNEVATVAARYVINESKGKVGVVIFNDNRFDVANAKTKAMKEEIQKCKRCSVLSIENIPIANAAFEVSLVVPKLIKKFGKQWTHTLAINDIYFDNMNTPLNEAKRKDIKNISAGDGSNSAISRIKSGLSQQVATVAEPLRTQGWQIADELNRAFAREKPSGFVTKPILVTTSFLKNLNNKSIESNIGYEKAYLKIWKINEK from the coding sequence ATGCATTTGACACAATTAACAAAAATATTTTTATTATTCATAACCTCATTTTATATGATTTCCTTCGTTTTTGCAGAAGAATGGTATGGTCCTACTTTGGGGCCACTCGCACAAAAATCTAAATTTATTATTTATATAGCATCAGATTATCAAAATGGAGGTGTGACTGCAGTTTATCGTGGGTTAGAAGATGCTTCAAAAAAATTAGGTTGGAAATTGGGAATTATGAATGGGAATGGCAGCAAAGAACAAATTCAAAAGGATCTTCAGGATGCTGTAAAACAGCAACCTGATGCCATTGTTTTGGGAGGATTTCAACCTACAGATTTTTCAGAAAATATAAAACAGGCTAAAGCAGCACATATCACTCTTGTGGGATGGCATGCGGCGGAGCGTCCTGGAACTCACCCCGATCTTTTCGTAAATGTAGCAACAGATTCAAATGAGGTTGCGACAGTAGCAGCTCGTTACGTTATTAATGAATCTAAAGGAAAAGTAGGTGTTGTTATTTTTAATGACAATAGATTTGACGTCGCAAATGCAAAAACAAAAGCAATGAAAGAAGAAATTCAGAAATGTAAAAGATGCAGCGTTCTTTCTATTGAAAATATTCCTATTGCCAATGCCGCATTTGAGGTATCTCTAGTTGTGCCTAAATTGATTAAAAAATTTGGTAAACAATGGACTCACACTTTAGCAATTAATGATATCTATTTTGATAATATGAATACTCCTCTTAATGAAGCTAAAAGAAAAGATATTAAAAATATTTCTGCTGGAGATGGTTCTAATTCTGCTATTAGTAGAATTAAATCCGGTTTATCACAGCAAGTGGCAACGGTTGCAGAGCCTCTGCGCACTCAGGGATGGCAAATAGCAGATGAACTCAATCGCGCCTTTGCAAGAGAAAAACCAAGCGGATTTGTAACAAAACCCATTCTGGTTACAACAAGTTTTTTAAAAAATTTAAATAATAAGAGTATTGAATCAAATATAGGATACGAAAAAGCCTATTTGAAAATTTGGAAAATAAACGAGAAATAA